Genomic segment of Candidatus Omnitrophota bacterium:
TATGCAAGGAGGAGACGATCCATAAATTGCTGGAAGGCTATACCTCAAACGTAAGCCCTTCAGGCGTGCTTTGTACTATAAAGGATAAAGTAAAAGAGAACGATATCTTATGGCTTTCTTTTGACCGGGATACTTTGGATATCTGCCATGATTTAGAAAGCAGGAGTTTTATTTATCAAAATGGCGTAATTGGGAAAGTGGTCAGGGTAGAGCAGAAAGGCGATGATACTTACGAAGCAGGCATCCAGTTTATTACCCGCGAAGAAAAAGATTCTACCCGCATATATCCAAAAATATACTTTA
This window contains:
- a CDS encoding PilZ domain-containing protein, producing the protein MVKEAGYSGHERRSFIRLDYVTPLAYKVCKEETIHKLLEGYTSNVSPSGVLCTIKDKVKENDILWLSFDRDTLDICHDLESRSFIYQNGVIGKVVRVEQKGDDTYEAGIQFITREEKDSTRIYPKIYFTKGEEDEETEEGQEAGLSEGEVKEEVQEDMQDNRENEEI